ccggccacccaCCTTGCTCTCCGGGCAGCAGCGGCATGTTCACGTCCTGGGCGGGATGCAGGAGCGGGGAAGCTCTGGGCTGCGAATGGCTGGGAGATGACTCCTCTGCAGGGGCTTTGAAGGGGCTCTTGACGGGGCTACAGACCCCCGAGCTGTCCTCGGGGCAGAGGAAGACGTCGATGGGGCCCTGAGTGCTTCGCACGGAGACCTGGAAagcctggagaaaggagagaggggTGAGATGAGGAGGCTGAACGATGCCcggggagcccaggctgggctTTGCTGAGGGCTGTGCCGACATGGGGAGTAGCGGGTGgccccagctcacctctgctgggTCCGAGACCTGCAGCTGGGTCTCCGGGGGGGCTTTGATGACCATCACCATTTGCTCCGAGGGGTCCACAACACTGCGGAGATCCTGGCAGGTCACGTAGGCCGCGGTGTGGCAGGTCAAGGAGCAGACACGGGGATGCTTTCATGTGGCAGCGGGACAGGCTGCAAAATGCCCCGTCTGCAACGTGGCCGGGCTCACATCGGGGCTCGACTGCAtccaccccccccagccagccccatcccagccccgcaCCAAAGGATATTGCTGGTTGGCAGGGTCCTCGGTGAGCAGGCGCAGCTGCACCGTGCACGTCTGGATGAGATCGTCCAGCTGCCGCtcggctgcctgcagctcccgcagctccTTCTCCAGCAGCCGATGCCGGCCGGGGGCCCCCACAGTGGCCTGGTTGCCCCTGGGGAGCATCAGGGCCATCAGGAGCCAAACCCCACGGCTCGCTCTGCCCCACACTGTGACTGTCCCCATGGACTGTCCCCACCTGGGCCAGGCTAAATCCCACCCCATACCCAGGGAATCAGCCTTATGGGGATTTCCCAGTAGGGCACAGCCCTGGGGTCCCCTCCCCGAGCCTGGACACTCTCCTGGCTTGAGGACCCCAAGGGGGACTTGCAGGTGACCCAGGGATACCGATGCTTGGAAGCCACCACTTGACCCCCGAGCAGATGCTCCAGTGACACCGCTCTGAGCTTCTCCATCCCAGCAAGACCCTGCTCCACCCCAAGCCTGGCCCAGGCAGGTCCCCCATTCTAGGGGACAGCCAGCCACAGCCCCACAAGCCCGGCCCAGGGACGTACAGCCACTGGATGTTGTTCTTGGACTTCTTGGTGATGAGCTGGATGCCCTCCAGGACATTGGTGATGTCGTAGATGCGCCTCTTCTGCACCTTCAGGACCTCGGCCGCCCAGTTGAGGTCCACCACGCCGTCAGGCGACTGGCTCAGCAGCTCCAGGAAGCGCTTTGTGGTGAGGTTCAGCGAGGTTTCATAGCGGGACTTCTCCCCAGGAGACTTTGTCCCTGCCAGCCGCCAAGGACAAGTGTGATTTAGCCACAAGGGAAACCCAGCGCTGGAGCTGAGAGGTCCCAAAACACCCCCCTACACTCGCAGGTGGCTCGTGGACCAGGATCACCACCCTGAAACCCATCTGGTTTCTCAGGTCAATACTCCCACATACTCCATGGGAAGGATGCTGCAGGACACGGCGTGGCTCCAATATCCGTGCTCAGTTGTGACCGTAACCTTGGTTGTGACACCAAGGTGCCAGGCAGCGCTCAGGAGGGAGGTGATGGAGGATCCACCTGGGATGCTGCACTGACACGGTCCTGGTGGGCTACAGCTCCATCCCGCAGGGAGGGACGGAGCCGGTGTGGTGCCCGGCAGACAGGCAGGAAACCGTGCCACCAGAAACAGCCCAGCCCCAGGAACAGCCtctccaaaccaaaacaaagagatggggaaaagctGCCAGGGCCAAGCCCGGAGGTGCAGTCCAGCCTGTGGGCAGCCGAACAGGGCTGCCGGAgcccctgctccaggctgggctggctcggggggggtcagggagagcGGAGCCGGTACCTTTAGTGGGGTTCCTGGCCTTGCCCCGGCCCACCGGCAGGCTCTCTGCTATGTACTGGTGATCTGTCTCCAAGTTCAGCTTCCTCTTCACCTGCAAGGGATGGGGCTCATCAGAGGGACGGCcacccccacggccacccccaCAGTGCTGGACACAACCACAGGGGATCCCCGAGGGATCCCCCAGGGGCACGGCACTGTGGGGTACGGAAGCTGCCGCTCGCGGCAGGACTGGGTTGACAGGAGCGGCTCCCCGGCTGCCGCCCACACCAGCGGGGACACGGCGGAGGGGGCTGGCCCCGCCACAGGGAGCACCCCAAAGCAGgcatgggctgcaggagcaggaggcaaAGCACGGCCCAGCGCCCCAGCCCGCGGCTTCCAGAGCGGCGCTGGGGATGAGCCGCGCTTGGCAGGTGCTGCGTGGCACAGTGTGGCAGGgtatggcacagcatggcacagcacagctgctgtAGCATGGCACATTATGGCATGGCACGGTATAGAGCACGGCATTTTACAAACTAGTGGAGTATAGCAGgtcatggcacggcacagcacggtgCAGTATAGCACAGCGTGGCACAGCACAACCTGGTATACAGCCCGGTCCGGTATACGGCCCGGTGCTGTATACAGCCCGGCCCCGGTATATAGTCTGGCTCCGGTATACAGTCGCGCTCGACGCGGCCCAGCATCGCACCACCCGACACATAGCACGGCCCGGTCTATCGCACGGCCCCGCCGGTGCCCGCAGGGTCCCGGGCTccgcagcccccgcccccgcgccgccccctccccgtcccgctCCCGGGGGTTACCGGCGGGCGGCCCAAGGCGGGTCGTCTGGGCgcggcgccggggcgggcgggctgcgGCGTGGCGAAGAGGAGGAGGTCGGCGTCCGGGtgaccaccaccgccgccgccaccaccggcGGGCTCCTCGGCGGCGGAGACGATGAGGAGGTGCGGGGAAGCGCTGCCCAGCAgcgccgccagccccgccgcgccgcccgccgccgccgccatggctcacatggccgccggggcggcggcgggcggcgcggcgggcagggggcgggcgggggtACAGCCCATGGCGGGAGCCGGGCGCTTCGTTCCCGTTGCCGTTCCCGCCGCCGTTATTGTTATGGGATACGGGGCGCCCGGGACGGGGgcctccccccccacacacaccccaaacaCGCCctcggcgcgcgcgcgcgcgcccgcccgcctTTGCGCGCCAAATCCTTTTTTGCCGCGAAAGCGGCGCCGGCCTCCCCGCCACGCGTTCATTGGTCAAGCCGGCCTCCGGGCGCCGCGGGGGCGCCCTCCTATTGGTcggcggcgggcggtgccgcTCTCTGATTggtcgcggggggggggcggaggggccgccgccgccgtccccccaGCTCCGCCGCCCCCCTGCCGCGATTGTCGCGATATAACCCACTCCTGGAGCCGATAGGCCCACCCATGAGATGCGTTTCCCGCCTGCGGGGTGCTGATAACCCTCCCGGCTGTGTCAgaaggcaattttttaaaaaaaaaaacataaatatatatatatatacaccccctttaatttttgaaaagtaCCCCCCGCATTTAAAGAGGGGGCTCTGCTGCCACCCCCGACCTgccggggatgctggggatggatgttccccccttcccccccacggCGCCAGTGCGTAGGATGCAGGAGACATCGGGGAGTTTCTGACTGCGGAACAGATCCCAACACGCCGTGCCCCAGCCAAACAGGTTTCagcttttaaagtatttattttttatttttttttaacgctgGATGGTTTGGCACTAGTTGCGATTCGTCTGCGGGACAGCCCAGTGCTGTGATTTTCCCCGGATCCCTACATCCTTAAATACACCGGTAACACCTTGCACACCCGTGGACCGATCCTATCACCTCTCCCTGCCTCATTTCTTCCTCAGCAAAGAGCAAATAGAAATGCTGCCTTGGTTAAAGGAAATTAATACACTTAGTTAACGCTTGGCCCTTCTAATAGGGGCCTGCTCTCTGGAGCCCTTGCACTGCAATATCATCATGGCTGTGAAGCATAAGCAACAGTTAGACCAGATGTTTGCACACAGTTAATGTTTCTTCCatctggggagtggggggggggggaaaaggcaacCCCAccggccggggggagcggagggCTGTCagcgctctcctcctccctggggagcCTCGGCCAGGCGCTTCCTGGGGTGACGCAGGGTTTGGGACACAGCTGCCGCACCAGCTGCTCCCGCTCCGCTCACAAAGCCtgggttccccccgcccccccccgccctgttcATGCAGGAGCTGATTCGGGGGGAGACGGCTGCgttctgtgtcccccccccccccccccaatccccccggCCGCCACGCTGCCTGGCTGCCCTGCAACTTCTCCAAGGATTTTAGCGCTGGGAGGACTGAAAAAGGGTTGCGAAGACAAATGAAAGGCAAATAGCGgtgggagaaggaagggcaggGGCTTTTCTCGCATGTATAGGAGGGACAGCAGATGAATCCCGTCCCCTGCACAgctgcagccccctcccggccccgccagcCCTGCGAAGGAGTGGGGACGTGCTCCCTAGATTAGCTGTCTGGCGGGTGTTGCACAAAGATAAAGTCCTGTCTCCACGGCCCCCTTGGTCACGGAGAGGATCAGGAAGGCCATTCACACGCTCTGAACCCAGCTGGATTTACCCTGCAGCAGTCGCTGAGTTCGGGTGGGTTTTGGTTGCCTCATACTTGGGGACACTCAGGCCAAGGGGCGTCTGCTGGTCCCTGCGCTGATGGCAGAGCACAGAGTGCGGCTGCAGACAGAGCTGGAGCCAGTATCTACACCGCAAAACCATCTCCTGGCAGGGGGGGCAGGCAGAAGGAGAGCTGGCAGGATGCAAACCTGCACCCCTTCTTCTCAGTTAACCTTAGCACAGTGTCCCAGAAGAACATTTACCATCCTTGTCACCCACAGCGTGGTCCTGCTTTCGGCAGTTTCCAGAGGACCAGGCTGAGCTGTCTCACTGGGACGGCTGCGTCTTGTGAAGCACGACCCCCACGGGGGGCTCCTGCCAATGCTCCTGTTCCCAGCACTTCAGGTGACGGCGAGCTGACAGCATGGCACGCTCTTGCTGCAGGGTGGCCTGTGGAGGGGACCAGCACCGGGGAAAGCCCAGAGCCCCACACCattgtcctgctgctgccctgagTTTACCCGCTGTCTGCCTCCATCACCTTTTTTCCACGGGAACTGAAGTAGCACAAACGGAAAAATTTAAAGCTTACTTGAAGCATAAGGAGACTATCACTGGTTTAGGTGTCTTTTCCCAGATCCTGGTCCCTAAAAGCTGGGAACTGCCCGTTTCTGTGCATCTTGTTACAGGAAACTACACTGTCAATTCTTCTCCCAAGACATCAGGTCAGCTACTCTCTTTGATGCTGGGCACAACGAATTCCTTCTCTTGCATGATGTTATTAAAAGTTCAACATCAATCTGTACAGTCTTTTGGTAGAAGCAGCAGGGGCACAGAATCCTTGTGTTTCAGTAGATTGTTGTGCAAATAGCCTGGGAATCATCAAGGAGAACATTTGGGAATAAGCCCCTTGGTGTTGCCTTCTGTGCTTTAGCTTTTACCTGGATTTAGGAACTCTCGCCAGTCCACGTTCCCTTCCCAGCAGCTTCAGAGCACGGTTGTTGGCACTGTGAACCCAAAAGGCAGGTAAAGTGCCAGAGTAAAACCTGGAGCTCGCTCAGAGCTTCACTTGGAACAGGTGGCTCAGGTACAGTACGATgctttgagaggggaaaaaaaacaaaccacttctAACATAGGACTGACATCAGTTTGGAGGTGTTAATTCGGCTTCTCGTGGGCCCGGGCTGGACACTGCAGTATTACAGCAGCTACAAAGCAGGAGGTTTTGTCTTACAGCTAATCACTGCTCCCCTTGCAGAGGGACCTTCTCCTGCTCGGGATCAGGACCTCCCTTACCTGCCAGTGCCAGAGGGAGCTCCTCATCCAGGGGCTGCTTTATCTCCACTACCACAGCTGGTACCTCTACAGCACGTTCCAAGCTCTTAGCTCAGAAGAGGCACCAAAATCATCTATATACATCCTTATTTTGTCTATTTGAGTATGTTATTATCTTGTTTAGCTCATGGGTGAGGCAGGTTCAGACTCGTGTCCAGAGCCCTGTACCCACGCCCTGCTCTGGCAGACGGCTCTGCCACGAGCTGTCTGTCCTGAAGAGGAGTTTTTGGGCAAGGACCAGGCACACAGGCTGAAACCGGGACTCCACACGTACGCTGGGCTGTCACAGACAAAGGTTCCTCCAGCTGACTTCTCTTGAACAGTTGCATGCGACCACTCATGTGCATTCCTGGTGTTGctacgccaggggaggtttagatcggacattaggaaaaatttcttcaccgaaagggttgtcaagcgttgggagaggctgcccagggaagcagtggaatcaccatccctggaggtatttaaaagacaggtagacgtggtgctgagggacgtggtttagtggtggttttggcagtgttaggttgatggttggactcgatgatctgaaagatccctttcaacccagacaattctatgattctacaactGCAAGGCACCAAGGAGCAGTCTGCCCTGCAACTGTGTCACCCAGGAATACCCAACGGGACAGATGGACTCTTTCCTCGCTGCAGTGCAAGAGCCGGTCGCGGTCTTTCCCATTTCCGCTGCGTTTGAGTACGTCCAGTTTGCCTAGCCTCAACTTGATTCACTTGGTCTGAAGATACGGCCACGCTACGCCATCCAACAGCTACCTCATAGGAAAGTTCATGCTTAAAAAAcgccccccaaaaccaaaaaggatgTCTTGTAGGAGGGATCCTTACCTGAGTTGGCCAGTGTGACAGCAGCTAAACCTGACGGCATGGTCAAAGCACCACTGGCTGTTGCCTCCAAGCTGGTAACACGAGGGCACAACTGACATCAAAAATGCACTCCGTGCATGACTTCTCTACATATAGGACTAGTAACATGCAATAATTAAGTATTACTTTACATATTTTAGCTTAATAATgatgacagtaaaaaaaagacaaaaaattaaggtttttattattatagaaAGCACAGTATTATAATATTCAAAGAGTGATTATACAGAAATAAACGGCAAATAAGTTTGGCAGAAAGTCTTACATTGCATTGATGTACTACACCAACTGCACAAGTCAATTCATAGCCGACAAGAGCTACTTCAGCAGCCCACTGCCCCCTCTTCCACATGgtttaaaaccaaaaccccagGCATTCCTACATGCATTCTGAGCAGCGTAATTACAAGTTACCTGAGTTTATTTCTTCGCTTTATTCTACGCTGTCAGAAAATCAGGACCTGGATTACACAGCAATTACGAACACAAAACATATATCAACAGCAGAGGCAAAAATACTTGTATTATAGagcatttaatttgttttccccttcctATCACCAGGCTCATAAGGAAATGAGACAGATGAAaattcttctaagaaaaaaagttaCCTCCTCCCAACAATCTGGTATGACCACACAGGTTGAAAATTCAAGATTAGCACCCCATAAATATTAACAGTGGCAGACAGACATTATCATGGGTAGCATTACgccttattttctctcctcccttaTCTGATGCTGGATTTCAAAACCAGCATCAGAAAACCGACCACATACTGCTTCAGGTTGGCATGATccaggaaaacaaacataacCCGACAAATGGGAAACAGCACACGGCTCCGGGTGTTACCCAAAGGTCATATTTGTGCTGATGCAGTGAAAATGAGTTTGAGTTACGCCAGATTCTCCTGTGGGAGGGTATCTGCACGGGgtaatagaatcataggatagtttgggttggaagggaccttcagaccatccagttccacgcccctgccctgggcagggacacctcccgctagaccaggctgctcaaagccccgtccagcctgggtTCTGGTTACTTCTGCTAGCACCAGTCATCCACGAGGGCTCCCAACTGGCAGCAGAGCTAAGCGTGCACAGGGGACCCTCGGCAGTCACTGGAAGTCCCTACGGATGCCTGGTTTTGGTCTACTTCTGCAGACAGAGATCATCCCCACACCTCCACCCGCGACCTGGCTCAGTTTAAAGCGGAGCTTGAACTACTCTACCAGGGCAAGAAAGTCTCACAGCACCGATATCAAAGCTTTTCTGCAGCCTCTCCCCCCTGACCCAGCTGCCCAGAGGAGGGCTGGTTATTGCCCAGACACAGGGACGGTGGCCACGACAACGCACGCCATCACGCTGTTCACACCATACAGCAGCCGCAACCTCCGTAAGCACTTCTCTGTGGCACAAATTGGACAAGCATAcgtttttcctttcagaaatatCCTCCCCTTCACTGAAAAGGATCAAACGCAGTACAGAAAAGCTTAGCTAAACCAAATGTCATGCAGCCATTTAATTTTCACCTTTGTTAAATAATGTAATTGTCCCGGAAACGGTTCTGCAGCAATCCTGACAGCACACAAGCTGTCCTCCAAAGAGAAGTGAAGCACAGTGGGTATGCCAGGGCAGCATGCAGCGGCAGTAAATAACCCTGAGCTTGCTTTGTTCCTTCATAAAATAAATGATTAATAGCTCAGTATAGTCACTCTGCTATTCAAGGCTTGCTGAAAACTTTTGATCAGTTTGATTCATTAACCTTTAAAATTGCCTGTAGAAGAGGCTTAAAATCTGAAGGAGaagcatcatttaaaaaacaaatacttCAATTTTATCCAGTAATCCTAATTTTTGACAAACTGAGCTAAGCATTGAGGTGCTCTCCTCCTCTTTAGAGGCACTCAGCATCTCACGGTCAGGTGTCAAGGAAGAAAtaacaagggaaaataaagttGATGTAGACAAACAAAGCCACATTCATCTTAAAATTCAAAACCGGTAAGGGCTGGGGAGAGAAAACGGCACTTCTTTGTGATTCTTAAGCATTTGGCTGATTCGCAGGTGGCTTCCCAACtgtctctttatttcttttggttttaatgctaataaaaaaggaacacaaacagGGGACTCAATTCCCCACACAATGctctgggggagggcagggagtgtAACTTATGTATCCGAAAAGTCTGACTCAGACAAATTACTTCTAGTTCACTTCCTTACTACACGCCCGCATTGTTCCGACACCTCGGTGGCATAAGGGGTTCATCCCCAGCTATCTGGTCACAGAAACAGCACTGCGGACTAATGCCATTAAAGAACCGTTCCAATTACTTCCCTGGGGAAAGAAGTGACTTGCAGCTTAACGTCCTGCCCCGACGCAGCAGGAAAACCAACCGTCCGCAAACGCCCGGCTAATGGCTGCTGCTAGAAGGGATCCTGCTCCCGGGATGAGCTGCCTCTTCCAGGGAGGGCAGCTGGTTCCTGGATCAGAAGTACAGATGGTTGGAGGCTCAGGCACGATTCCCTTTGAAAGTGAGGTCGGTGATGGATTCCCAAGAGAAAAAGGGCATTTGGAACCAGTCGCTGCTGCCAGGTTGATATTAGAAACTTGCTATTGGCTTACTTTTGCCATCTATAGAGGACAGAGATACTATGGGAACGTAAAAAGGACAGGACAGGTCACTCGTCCAGCACATGGCCAGAGAAGTGCTTCACAAACAGCCACGCGGTTGCAGTAGCAGAACtaccagcagaagaaaattatttcacctCTAAGGGAATCACAAGCCTTTCTCGGAGAAAGGAATGCCAGCTATAaattaaaaaggttaaaaacttCTTATAGACACTTGGCTCACATAACCAGCCTGCACTATCTTTTGCTACAATAATTATACACAGTCAAGGATTTGTAGAGTCTAATAGTTTTAGGGAGAAATTCTCAAGCCGTCAGATTGTGGAAGAGTTTTCTGAAATCCCATCAAAGCCTGTAGGAATTCAGCAATATCAGCAGAATACTAAAATTTTTAATTGGAACAATATTGAGGCTTCCAAAATAGAGTGCGACACTCGCGCTGCTTCAGATACCCACTAGCGGTGCAAATAAAGATACGATATTTATAAAGAAATGAGACCTCACTCCTAGCTTCagtattttttctatatttgaaTCTTCAAGCTTatctaaaccaaacaaaatatttacctacaaagaaagaaaaccagttcCTAGCTTCTATAGTTTTCCTGGGGTCTATCTGATTAAATACTGATCAGTATGCAAACTCAAGTATTCTGTACAGACCATAATAGCAGGTGAAGTTAAAAGCTAAGGATACCATAGCCAGTTATTATGGCAAAGCAATGTCTTGTCTTTTGGGCACCAAAGATAAGTACGTCATGGATTTGCACAGGATGAGCACAAGGAAGCTGCTGTCTCTATGCTGTAAGATCTGACAGTGAACGCAGGTAGACTCAGCGCTAGATTCACTTCAAGAGCCAGAGGACTCTATTCCTACTCGACCTGAGCCACTCGGGATGCGATTCAATCCCAAACATTGCAGCAGCAGGCAGACTATGGGGGGGAGAACGTTTCACTCTCCCTCTTGCTGACAGAGAGAGTGGAGAAATAAAGAGCAAAGCAGCACTCAGAATATGTGCAATCATAATGAAAGAGCTTAGGAGgacaaagaaaaattactgatGAAGAAATTGAGAACTTTTTTCTACTCCGAAGCTACCTCAACTTAAATGTACTGTTTCAGTCATACCATTGAACATGACAAATTGCTCGAGCCTGGAGTAAAAAGACTGCAAAGGACGATGCAGAACAGCATCAGCGGGATTATAAAATGACGTGGTCAGGTCAggatggaaaagcagatgggtaCAGGGAAAGTGAACAAACCAGTCCCGACTGAGCCAAAAGGGAACGGTTAGTACAGAAAACTTGATGACTCCCTTGCAAATATCACCACGTTAAACCAGTGTGTCAGGAATCATTTTAATATACGTCATTAAGTGAATGGTGTAGTGGCAGTGTAAGTGCTTTGCACTATGAAGAGgctgattttattaattttaaaccagcttttcttctttctctgttatcTAGTCAATCTTCTGGTAAAGCCCAGTGTGTGCTGCACTATTCCTGGGGCTCAGTAGTGTATTTTGAAGAGGAAGATTCACTCGTGTATTCAACCGTGGCCTCAACCCGGCTCAGCAACAAGCCTGCACAAACTACAGGTACGTTCAAGTTTGATTACAGCTAACATATGCCACTGCTGCGGAGGGTAGATTCTGGGCCTAAGAGAAACCCATGTGCTTATCTTCCACCAAAATAAAAGTGCTTGTTAAAAGTGTTGCTTGCTTCTACGTATAAAGGACCCAGTGTGATATCTGAGGGCGTGCAATGCGCCTCAGCACGTCTTCAAAGGAGTCTAAGTTGCATAACTGTTTTTGGTATTTAGttcaagcagcttttaaaaactttACAAATAAGTTTAAAGTAATTACAGGGTATTAATTAGCGCACTCTGCAGAGGGACAGATTCAGCCCAAGTgcatgaaagaaaacaagcaaaaacagCCCCTCCAAGCCTGATTTAACAGACTGGTACCAGACAATCTTAACAGTTTTATTCTCAAACATCTTATTGTCTCCCTGAGggaaaactgcagagaaacacTCTTAGGGAGCACACAATTGGCCTTGTAATAGCTTAAACAAGATTTTCAGTTGTCCACAGAAATCAAGAAATTATGTTCCGGCCTTCAGACCTGAGCAGGTTCCCCCACTCCCATCACACCAGGGTGAGCACAGCCACACAGAAAAACGTCTTGAGGGCATTCAGACAATCCCTAGAACACTTTTGCATTATCTGACACGATCACGTGATCATGATTAGACCACTTACTCTCAGGCTGTCATTTGATAtttagcttctttaaaaaataaaaccacatacTTGTAGGGAAAACAAggcctcttttaaaaaaatgacttcTTTTAATTCAAGATTCCCAAGGCATTTTACTCTCACTGAGGACTGCAACAAGTTTCTGTGGGGTATTTACTCACTCTAAACAGAGCAAAGAGAAGACTAATCAGAACATTTTGGCCAGAACACAAAAAGCACCTATGCCTGATagatgttaatttaaaaaaaatcaccagtcAAGAGCAACAGAATAACCTTTTCCCTTAGCTGCTGGAAGGTACCGTCCCATTCAAAGGTATTTGACAA
The genomic region above belongs to Larus michahellis chromosome 12, bLarMic1.1, whole genome shotgun sequence and contains:
- the E2F1 gene encoding transcription factor E2F1, whose amino-acid sequence is MAAAAGGAAGLAALLGSASPHLLIVSAAEEPAGGGGGGGGHPDADLLLFATPQPARPGAAPRRPALGRPPVKRKLNLETDHQYIAESLPVGRGKARNPTKGTKSPGEKSRYETSLNLTTKRFLELLSQSPDGVVDLNWAAEVLKVQKRRIYDITNVLEGIQLITKKSKNNIQWLGNQATVGAPGRHRLLEKELRELQAAERQLDDLIQTCTVQLRLLTEDPANQHAAYVTCQDLRSVVDPSEQMVMVIKAPPETQLQVSDPAEAFQVSVRSTQGPIDVFLCPEDSSGVCSPVKSPFKAPAEESSPSHSQPRASPLLHPAQDVNMPLLPGEQETLLPGTSALPSKCPAEEVSLSPLASMDALLEHSREDFSGFLADEFINLSPPQVQDYHFGLEEGEGISELFDCDFGDLTPLDF